CCGTGCAGGTGATCCCGCACATCACCGACGAGATCAAGGCGGCCGTGCTGAGGCTGGCGGATGATGATGTGGACGTGGTGATTACCGAGATCGGCGGCACGGTGGGCGACATCGAGGGGTTGCCGTTTCTGGAGGCGATCCGGCAGTTTCCGCTCGACGTGGGGAAGGAAAATTGCCTGTTCATTCATTTGACGCTTGTGCCTTACTTGAAGGCCGCCGGAGAGCTGAAGACGAAGCCGACGCAGCACTCGGTGACGGCCTTGCGGCAGATCGGCATTCAGCCGGATGTGCTCATTTGCCGAACCGAGCACTCGATGAGCGAGGACATGAAGCAGAAGATCGCGCTGTTCTGCAACGTCGAGCCGAAGGCGGTGATCGAGGAGCGCGATCGAGAGTTCAGCATCTATGAAGTGCCGTTGAGCCTGGTGGGGAACGGGCTGGACGACCTGATCGTCAAGAAGCTGAACCTGAAGGCGAACCCGCTGGAGATCGACGACTGGCGCGACCTGGTCGAACGGATCAAGCATCCGGACGCCGAGGTGACGATCGCGGTGGTGGGGAAATACATCAAGCATCGGGATTCGTACAAATCGGTGTACGAATCGCTCGATCACGCGGGGATCTCGCACCGGGCGCGGGTCGTGGTGCGTCGGATCGAATCGGAGGAGCTGAGCCAGGGGGACCCGGCGGCCTTGCTGGCGGGGGTCGATGGGATCTTGATTCCCGGCGGGTTCGGAATGAGGGGCGTGGAAGGGAAGGTGGAGGCGATCAAGTACGCCCGGACCAAGGGGATCCCGTTTTTCGGGATCTGCCTGGGGATGCAGTGCGCGACGATCGAGTTTGCCCGCAACGTGCTGGGTCTGGAAGGGGCCAACAGCACCGAGTTCGACAAGATGACGCCGCACCCAGTGATCGCCTTGATGGAAGGGCAGCGCGTGGTGCGCGAGCGGGGTGGCACGATGCGGCTCGGCTCGCAGAAATGCGTGCTGCGACCGGGGAGCATTGCCCATCGAGCCTACGGCACCGATGAGGTCTGGGAGCGGCACCGTCACCGCTACGAGTTCAACAACGGCTACCGGATGCACATGGAAGACACCGGCCTGATTCCGACCGGCACCAGCCCGGACGGCTCGCTGGTTGAGATCATCGAGATTCCGGACCACCCGTGGTTCCTGGCGGTTCAGTTCCACCCCGAGTTCCGCTCGAAGCCGACGCGATCGCACCCGTTGTTCCACGACTTCATTGCCGCGGCGCTGGCCCGGCGCGAGTCGGGCCGGGCGGAGGTCGAGGCCAGGTCCTGATCCAGGCTGGAACGCACGGTCCCCTCAGCGCCTTGGAGGACAGCCCATCATGGCAAGCATCACCAGCGACGCGCCCACGATTCTCTCTGATGA
The DNA window shown above is from Tautonia marina and carries:
- a CDS encoding CTP synthase, with product MAKHIFVTGGVVSSLGKGLTCASIGMLLEHRGLRVRLQKFDPYINVDPGTMSPYQHGEVYVLDDGSECDLDLGHYERFTDAPLTKDCNYTTGKIYLSVIQKEREGKHYEGNTVQVIPHITDEIKAAVLRLADDDVDVVITEIGGTVGDIEGLPFLEAIRQFPLDVGKENCLFIHLTLVPYLKAAGELKTKPTQHSVTALRQIGIQPDVLICRTEHSMSEDMKQKIALFCNVEPKAVIEERDREFSIYEVPLSLVGNGLDDLIVKKLNLKANPLEIDDWRDLVERIKHPDAEVTIAVVGKYIKHRDSYKSVYESLDHAGISHRARVVVRRIESEELSQGDPAALLAGVDGILIPGGFGMRGVEGKVEAIKYARTKGIPFFGICLGMQCATIEFARNVLGLEGANSTEFDKMTPHPVIALMEGQRVVRERGGTMRLGSQKCVLRPGSIAHRAYGTDEVWERHRHRYEFNNGYRMHMEDTGLIPTGTSPDGSLVEIIEIPDHPWFLAVQFHPEFRSKPTRSHPLFHDFIAAALARRESGRAEVEARS